One Ethanoligenens harbinense YUAN-3 genomic window carries:
- the nrdG gene encoding anaerobic ribonucleoside-triphosphate reductase activating protein, with the protein MSAPLRLAGVVRESIVDGPGIRFVVFAQGCPHHCAGCQNAQTWPFAGGHETPPEKVLAAMRENPLLAGLTLSGGEPFCQCDAMEELAEQAKDAGYSVWAYTGYTWEELAARSVAEPDVLHLLRVLDVLVDGRFEQDKMSYDLLYKGSANQRLLDVPMSLQSGAPMPKRLDEPR; encoded by the coding sequence TTGAGCGCGCCGCTGCGTCTGGCGGGGGTAGTCCGGGAGTCCATCGTAGACGGGCCGGGCATCCGGTTCGTGGTATTTGCGCAAGGCTGCCCGCACCACTGCGCCGGCTGCCAGAACGCTCAGACCTGGCCGTTTGCGGGCGGGCATGAGACGCCGCCTGAAAAGGTGCTGGCCGCCATGCGGGAAAACCCGCTGCTCGCGGGCCTGACCCTGAGTGGCGGCGAACCGTTCTGCCAGTGCGATGCAATGGAGGAACTGGCGGAACAAGCCAAAGATGCGGGCTACTCCGTCTGGGCGTATACGGGGTACACTTGGGAAGAGCTGGCGGCGCGCAGCGTGGCCGAGCCGGATGTGCTGCACCTGCTCCGCGTGCTGGACGTCCTGGTGGACGGTCGGTTTGAACAGGATAAAATGAGTTACGATCTGCTGTATAAAGGGTCCGCCAACCAGCGCCTGCTGGATGTGCCCATGTCACTGCAAAGCGGTGCCCCAATGCCGAAACGACTGGATGAACCCCGTTAG
- a CDS encoding ankyrin repeat domain-containing protein: MNRKKQLHYVYKDTLRRVTSYPDRWKRFLKYCDQVYPMSFENMVLLFGQNPKATLLATEEQWRAMGRNVLDNAKELFAFDTNGGEIRAAKFFDVKQTDGEPVPERWRLDEDTQRSYLSAINRHRSEPADSVERYLRDMIANDVQNYGSFAEDSFLKALRDRGYDPGKIAALQKSFRPMLERNIRYLVGNRCDFPMHSLPATGKFRYIRDFNDVYSATLFGIVSTDMARAVLTRVEHYVQRLDAKENLIYETELYQAGTFSLSRNPDLERSEGRPSAGGSREEDIQAAEAGEQVELYDSVGRRRADGQDAPGRGNGQSEAAEVDRGDDVERAAPGGFGTAGAADAGNPDSGGGADHPGDGAELELIALDESYLLKSNLGEGPLKDGSIFMPEAASAKKLSTVLLCLPVQPPIERQMALSAESLREAVGGPYMEIEYKAGVSCICKPPNYDGGDVFNRVVSGELTAGPIIFVHANADGSYSSLSKEDLDHLKLKFAAPLIDVGREMDRSHALLDAVQANEGEKVSQMLAGHKDDANKLIDGATPLHYAVEHGADKSAAVLLKRGAYVDAINEERKTPLFRAVERGDAKMTRQLLKAGADPELSDGKRFIQDIVASKAIKSMLDEYTTIKQLKTGRLPSGPRRKM; the protein is encoded by the coding sequence ATGAACCGAAAAAAACAGCTACACTATGTCTATAAGGACACCTTGAGGCGCGTCACGTCCTATCCTGACCGTTGGAAACGGTTTTTAAAGTATTGCGATCAGGTCTACCCGATGTCGTTTGAAAACATGGTGCTGCTCTTTGGGCAGAACCCCAAAGCTACTCTCTTAGCCACTGAAGAACAATGGCGGGCAATGGGACGGAATGTCCTTGATAACGCAAAAGAACTTTTTGCTTTTGATACAAACGGCGGTGAGATCCGCGCGGCAAAATTTTTTGATGTAAAGCAGACGGACGGGGAACCGGTTCCCGAACGCTGGCGGCTGGATGAAGACACACAACGCAGCTATTTGAGTGCCATCAACCGGCATCGATCCGAGCCGGCCGACTCGGTTGAACGCTATCTTCGGGACATGATAGCTAATGATGTGCAGAATTACGGCTCCTTTGCCGAAGATTCGTTTCTCAAGGCGTTACGGGATCGCGGGTATGATCCCGGCAAAATAGCTGCTCTCCAGAAATCTTTTCGCCCCATGCTTGAACGCAATATCCGTTACCTGGTTGGAAACCGTTGTGACTTTCCCATGCACAGCCTTCCCGCTACCGGCAAATTTCGATATATCCGCGATTTTAACGATGTGTATTCCGCCACGCTGTTCGGCATCGTTTCAACCGACATGGCACGCGCGGTGCTGACGCGGGTGGAACACTATGTACAACGGCTTGATGCAAAGGAGAATTTGATCTATGAAACTGAATTATACCAAGCAGGGACGTTTTCTCTCTCCAGAAATCCAGATCTCGAACGATCCGAGGGACGACCGTCCGCTGGGGGATCTCGGGAAGAAGATATTCAAGCGGCTGAAGCTGGAGAACAAGTGGAACTTTACGATTCTGTTGGTCGAAGGCGAGCTGATGGGCAAGATGCACCAGGCCGAGGAAACGGCCAATCGGAGGCTGCCGAAGTTGATCGAGGAGATGATGTCGAAAGAGCAGCTCCCGGAGGATTTGGAACTGCGGGAGCAGCGGATGCAGGAAATCCGGACTCAGGCGGAGGAGCAGATCATCCGGGAGATGGTGCAGAGCTTGAGCTGATCGCGCTGGATGAAAGTTATTTGTTGAAATCAAATTTGGGTGAGGGGCCGTTGAAAGACGGCTCTATTTTTATGCCCGAAGCAGCATCGGCAAAGAAGCTCTCCACCGTTCTCCTTTGTCTCCCGGTGCAGCCACCGATTGAAAGGCAAATGGCCTTGAGCGCAGAAAGCCTGCGTGAAGCGGTCGGCGGCCCTTATATGGAAATCGAGTATAAAGCCGGTGTTTCCTGTATTTGCAAACCACCCAATTATGATGGTGGCGACGTATTTAATCGCGTGGTATCCGGAGAACTGACGGCAGGCCCCATCATCTTTGTTCATGCAAACGCGGATGGTTCATATTCGTCGCTGTCAAAAGAGGACTTAGATCATCTGAAACTGAAATTCGCGGCACCTTTGATCGATGTCGGCCGTGAAATGGATAGATCCCATGCGCTTCTGGATGCGGTTCAGGCCAACGAAGGCGAAAAAGTATCCCAGATGCTTGCCGGGCATAAGGATGACGCCAACAAACTGATTGACGGTGCCACACCGCTGCATTACGCCGTTGAGCATGGCGCCGATAAAAGCGCTGCGGTGCTTTTGAAGCGTGGTGCGTATGTAGACGCCATCAATGAGGAGCGCAAGACTCCGCTTTTTCGGGCGGTGGAACGCGGGGATGCAAAGATGACGAGGCAGCTGCTCAAAGCCGGCGCTGACCCGGAACTCAGCGACGGCAAGCGCTTTATACAGGATATTGTCGCATCCAAAGCGATCAAGTCCATGCTGGATGAGTACACGACGATAAAACAACTCAAGACGGGGCGTTTGCCTTCCGGCCCGAGGAGGAAGATGTAG
- a CDS encoding phospholipase D-like domain-containing protein, producing MKKTIALLAAVTLSVGLLAGCDSVPNAIASVSSTPASVASPGGSDISVYFPRAGQDAEGQLISRLSAAQKTLDVAIYEFTDTKIADAIAAAKKRGVTVRLISDRECSGEAAQKKALNIVKAAGIPIRINSHPGIMHLKVSIIDDSVTTTGSFNYTKGAQNENDENLVVLNNSQISQQYETQFNRMWNDTKDFTNWNS from the coding sequence ATGAAAAAGACAATCGCCCTATTGGCTGCTGTAACGCTGTCTGTTGGCCTGCTGGCCGGGTGCGACTCTGTACCAAACGCCATTGCGTCCGTTTCGTCCACGCCCGCTTCTGTGGCCTCTCCCGGGGGAAGTGATATTTCCGTTTACTTTCCACGCGCCGGGCAGGACGCCGAAGGGCAGTTGATTTCCCGTCTGTCCGCCGCGCAGAAGACTTTGGATGTGGCTATTTACGAGTTCACAGATACCAAGATTGCGGATGCCATCGCCGCCGCAAAAAAGCGCGGCGTGACCGTGCGCCTGATCTCCGACCGGGAATGCTCCGGCGAAGCGGCACAAAAAAAGGCGCTTAACATCGTGAAGGCTGCCGGCATCCCGATCAGGATCAACAGCCACCCAGGTATCATGCACCTGAAGGTATCCATCATCGACGACAGCGTGACGACGACCGGCAGCTTCAACTATACCAAAGGCGCCCAGAACGAGAATGACGAGAACCTGGTCGTCCTGAACAACTCGCAGATTTCGCAGCAGTACGAGACGCAGTTCAACCGAATGTGGAACGACACAAAGGATTTTACAAACTGGAACAGTTGA
- the metK gene encoding methionine adenosyltransferase, with amino-acid sequence MATKSYFTSESVTEGHPDKLCDQISDAILDAIIAQDPVARVACETFATTGLVLVAGEISTNCYVDIPKVVRNTIRDIGYTRAKFGLDCENCSVLTAIDEQSPDIAAGVNVSLETRGGKNEIADIGAGDQGMMFGYACNETPELMPLPISLAHRLARRLTEVRKNGELSYLRPDGKTQVTVEYDGDKPVRVDTVVVSAQHNPDVTTEQIHQDILSKVINAVIPENLLDDQTRYFINPTGRFVVGGPAGDTGLTGRKIIVDTYGGYARHGGGAFSGKDPTKVDRSGAYAARYVAKNIVAAGLADKCEVEIAYAIGVANPVSILVDTFHTHKIPEARIQELVKEHFDLRPAAIIQKLDLRKPIFRNLAAYGHMGREDLGVSFEKTDLAETLRKAAF; translated from the coding sequence ATGGCGACCAAAAGTTATTTCACATCCGAATCCGTTACGGAAGGGCATCCGGATAAACTCTGCGACCAGATTTCCGATGCGATCCTTGACGCAATCATCGCACAGGACCCTGTGGCGCGTGTGGCGTGTGAAACGTTCGCGACCACCGGCCTGGTGCTGGTGGCGGGCGAAATCAGCACCAACTGCTATGTAGACATCCCCAAAGTGGTACGCAACACCATTCGTGATATTGGCTACACCCGTGCCAAATTTGGCCTGGACTGCGAAAACTGCTCGGTGCTGACCGCCATTGATGAGCAGTCTCCCGACATTGCCGCAGGTGTGAACGTGTCTTTGGAAACACGCGGCGGAAAAAATGAGATTGCAGACATTGGCGCAGGCGACCAGGGCATGATGTTCGGGTATGCCTGCAACGAGACTCCGGAACTGATGCCGCTGCCCATCTCTCTGGCTCACCGGCTGGCACGCAGGCTCACCGAAGTACGCAAAAACGGCGAACTCTCCTATCTGCGGCCGGACGGCAAAACCCAGGTCACCGTGGAATATGACGGCGACAAACCGGTGCGGGTGGACACCGTCGTCGTGTCCGCGCAGCACAACCCGGACGTTACCACCGAGCAGATTCACCAGGACATCCTCTCCAAAGTCATCAACGCCGTTATCCCTGAAAACCTGCTGGATGACCAGACACGGTATTTCATCAACCCCACCGGCCGTTTCGTGGTCGGCGGACCTGCGGGCGACACCGGCCTGACCGGGCGCAAGATCATTGTGGACACCTATGGCGGCTACGCCCGTCACGGCGGCGGCGCTTTTTCCGGCAAAGATCCGACGAAGGTGGATCGTTCCGGCGCATATGCCGCACGCTATGTTGCAAAAAATATCGTAGCCGCCGGCCTGGCCGACAAATGTGAAGTGGAGATCGCCTATGCCATCGGCGTGGCCAACCCGGTCTCCATCCTGGTGGATACTTTCCACACACATAAGATTCCCGAAGCCCGTATCCAGGAACTGGTCAAAGAACATTTCGACCTGCGCCCGGCTGCCATCATCCAAAAACTGGACCTGCGCAAGCCTATCTTCCGGAATCTGGCCGCTTATGGCCATATGGGCCGCGAAGATCTGGGTGTTTCGTTTGAAAAGACCGATCTAGCTGAAACCCTGCGAAAGGCCGCTTTCTAA
- a CDS encoding VirD4-like conjugal transfer protein, CD1115 family: MKAKQRFIYILIVLGVLAGMTSLATMLINVALHYLFILLHSLPSIVRSIRTNTFHPNLSFRSGYLFTTVSPLKWYYPWLFALILMMLRGRQTVLKISHRVFRSLPVTKPDFEGSSRWQTKKEIRQNEQLVAIPHSNIRSVKDAGIPIARDLLYTYACKAVVHSLIVGITRSGKGQLMVQNTIRFISQCKNPESFIVFDLRGDNAQSNYRTLKKTHKIHIINLDNPKKSAGWDLLSTIRKAFLQEIKEGDFDKTIQLTTTLAHAFTEDSTSEAVWPESCKQLLTAMILYLLDDGYKRGCLDKVNMYSVTEFFIKYAGQEIKIGRTTTNALDTLFSELPDGHLAKNFYATSKFAQGDMRSSIFAILSANLSMFNDSGIIRLTSNDDVDFADLANPDKPCAIFIIVPEGREERNKLVSLLVDQCYAELLDIARARPDGQLPRRVRIIADEICNYPKITALSNKITTSLARGIILDMYIHSLPQFEDKYGKNTAQTILSNGGNLVYIYSQDKATNQYVSDLLDTSTEEYRTYNSENGAILDNNRMSHYKGRPLKTPGELRRLKFWEIVVIQQRNYPIHSHLVPFFQLHIPVAAYEELPIPIHNEKKEEHLFPVSSIMNTKRDTSEDAAPLPGDNDAPPAAADTHGDHKVITMDTKLQGVLNNIDILTHGKFRHAAEKRNKNALYTMITKYQEAGQLNMEQAELLESYVDDLSDTKE; encoded by the coding sequence ATGAAGGCAAAACAGAGGTTCATCTATATCTTAATCGTGTTGGGAGTTCTGGCTGGAATGACCAGCCTTGCTACGATGTTGATCAACGTTGCCTTGCATTATTTATTTATTTTATTGCATTCACTGCCGTCCATTGTCAGATCCATCCGAACAAATACGTTTCATCCAAACCTGAGTTTTCGATCCGGCTATCTTTTCACTACGGTTTCCCCTTTAAAATGGTACTACCCATGGCTGTTTGCCTTGATTCTGATGATGTTGCGTGGCAGGCAAACCGTACTCAAAATAAGCCACCGGGTTTTTCGGTCACTACCTGTTACAAAGCCAGACTTTGAGGGCAGCAGCCGGTGGCAAACGAAAAAGGAAATCCGACAGAACGAACAGTTGGTGGCCATCCCCCATAGCAATATCCGATCGGTCAAGGATGCGGGAATACCAATCGCGAGGGATTTACTTTACACGTATGCATGTAAAGCGGTCGTTCACTCCTTGATTGTCGGTATCACACGCAGCGGTAAAGGTCAGTTGATGGTGCAGAACACGATTCGTTTTATCAGCCAGTGCAAAAACCCAGAATCGTTTATTGTCTTTGATCTCCGCGGCGATAATGCCCAGTCGAATTATCGGACGCTGAAAAAAACACATAAAATTCATATCATCAATTTGGACAATCCCAAAAAGAGCGCCGGATGGGACCTGCTTTCCACGATTCGTAAAGCATTTTTGCAGGAAATAAAAGAAGGAGATTTTGATAAGACCATTCAGCTGACTACTACCCTTGCTCATGCGTTTACGGAAGACAGTACATCCGAGGCTGTTTGGCCTGAGTCCTGCAAACAGCTCTTGACCGCTATGATTTTGTATCTGTTGGACGATGGCTATAAACGCGGTTGTCTTGACAAGGTGAATATGTACAGCGTCACGGAATTTTTCATCAAGTACGCTGGGCAGGAAATAAAGATTGGGCGGACAACGACCAATGCACTGGATACGTTGTTCTCCGAGCTTCCGGATGGTCATCTAGCAAAAAACTTTTATGCAACCAGCAAATTTGCGCAAGGTGATATGCGTTCGTCCATTTTTGCAATACTATCCGCGAACCTGTCCATGTTTAACGATTCGGGTATTATTCGCCTTACCAGCAATGATGACGTAGACTTTGCAGACCTGGCAAATCCGGATAAGCCATGCGCCATTTTTATTATCGTACCAGAAGGGCGCGAGGAACGTAATAAACTGGTGTCCCTGCTGGTGGATCAATGCTACGCAGAACTACTTGATATAGCAAGAGCACGCCCGGATGGCCAGCTGCCGAGACGGGTGCGGATCATTGCCGATGAAATCTGCAACTATCCTAAAATCACCGCACTGTCCAACAAAATCACAACTTCGCTGGCGCGCGGCATCATTTTAGACATGTATATTCACTCTCTGCCGCAATTTGAGGATAAATACGGCAAAAACACCGCCCAAACTATTTTAAGCAACGGCGGCAATCTTGTTTATATCTATTCGCAAGACAAAGCAACTAATCAATATGTTTCGGATTTGCTCGATACCTCGACCGAGGAGTATCGTACATACAACTCGGAGAATGGCGCTATTTTGGATAACAACAGAATGAGCCATTATAAGGGCAGACCGCTAAAAACGCCCGGTGAGCTGCGTCGGTTAAAATTTTGGGAAATCGTTGTAATTCAACAACGCAACTACCCTATTCATTCGCATCTTGTGCCATTTTTTCAACTGCACATACCTGTGGCAGCGTACGAGGAGCTGCCAATCCCAATACACAATGAGAAAAAAGAAGAACACCTCTTCCCCGTCTCATCCATAATGAATACCAAGCGGGATACCAGCGAAGACGCTGCACCCTTGCCCGGAGACAATGATGCGCCGCCAGCCGCAGCCGATACCCATGGCGACCATAAGGTAATCACTATGGATACCAAGCTTCAGGGTGTTCTAAACAACATCGATATCCTGACGCACGGGAAATTTCGGCATGCCGCCGAGAAGCGCAACAAAAACGCACTATATACTATGATTACCAAATACCAAGAGGCCGGCCAGCTGAACATGGAACAGGCCGAGCTGTTGGAAAGCTATGTTGATGATCTGTCTGATACAAAGGAGTAA
- the mobL gene encoding relaxase MobL, with translation MSDSPGVTTMHKFVQAKSVEGRYSGYAVGYMDRPEAFEEDEHLDDPLYKNVDGYMGNREKTDGLFDANFDLLNDYDKKNYGEMFDAAQDVDSCMYQPIISFDNDYLLAHGIDYRTEDGLHLLKEMTRLAVSDLIANSHLDEHNAIWTGAIHTNTGNIHIHIAIAEIEKTKSPRDVLPEKAIDKMKSRVANVLMGDEKIIRLSEYLHKELPHEIRTAALEAGNELTALARLLPADCAWQYNRPSMAPYRTKINHCVDTIIRSNPELTAKYTDAMGLLEEYRQDIQDVYGVGKHDRAHEMMDNKLADFYARAGNALLAEAKELKRDMALEEGHKNGLPGGPEGGKRETDDLPASAPPLVDENVDFLDHARPSPPEGKIGQAGQPEGGKREMSDNPPLPDEMDIPPESDGTPDFDYVSRPPEKIPDEIDLLITRAEHGDARAQYDLGMRTLRGRGIEKDPALAFRIIKDSADRGNPAAQYKLAQMYRDGIGVPADVAGASWTDKNSFHADEYFHEAFQGFLEKAEAGNAYANYRVATMYEKGDGVPQDAQKAQNYLREAAYLGHTQSMYLLGKQLITSSIKDYAEGIRYLESAADKGHVKAAITLGQSYLPAGDDATAFAYMQLAAGLGDRQAAYMLGKMYRDGIGTPADAKKAADYLKQGANIFWTDEYKSARAYLYGSKEVEQDFATALDLLKEEAAKGNAFAMCDVGRIYERGLGIDPDPEMATRYYSEGLAALLAVEEIGHDAYIQYRIGKMYRFGQGTEPNDVIAAELFEKSADQGNPFAQYSLGGMYYRGQGVEQDFVKAFELYCASAKKDNSFAAYELGKMYHDGIGTAPDAAESERCFEQAFAGFVAIEKANPDDKIQYRLGKMLETGTGTPKDLDAAVQYYEKSAKLKNPNAQYALARIYLTSQDAVKIKQAIMWLKKSAVQQNPYARYTLGKLLADGKVIKQNHKAALICFESIADSNPYAAYTVAKMYRDGIGTEKSTEQADKYFTMAFQSFTAAENETPDANLEYRLATMLLTGEGCERNPEQAVAYLKAACDKEHPSAQYMLGKMYLNGDVVAKDEKQAFRLIKAAADNDHPHAAYTTGQLYRDGIGTQKDEQAAQRYFQKAFEAYQKGEKEQPDENLEYRLGMMLLAGEGCPKDVKASVVYLDTAAGKGHEYAQYALGRLYLTGEDLPKDVDKAVGYLDASAAKGNQYAQYALGRLYLTGEDLPKDVDKAADYLDASAAQGNQFAQYALGRLYLDGKEVPKDVQKGLGFLEASAGQNNPFAQYALGRHDLSEGKRGRALEWFRKSAAQGNEYAKKAIDYINRPKSRPHPQWQASIIPVKALSAVRRLTNDYNRRVAQLKREFDREMELEREQTQSLERSQEKGRSL, from the coding sequence ATGAGTGATTCCCCCGGCGTTACAACCATGCATAAATTTGTTCAGGCCAAAAGCGTCGAAGGCAGATACAGCGGGTATGCTGTTGGCTATATGGATCGACCGGAAGCCTTTGAAGAAGATGAGCACCTTGACGACCCTTTGTATAAGAATGTTGATGGTTACATGGGAAACCGAGAAAAAACAGACGGCCTGTTTGACGCAAACTTTGACTTACTGAACGATTACGACAAGAAAAACTATGGAGAAATGTTTGACGCTGCTCAGGATGTTGACTCCTGCATGTACCAGCCTATCATCTCTTTTGATAACGACTATCTCCTGGCTCACGGTATAGATTATCGCACGGAAGACGGTCTCCACCTTTTAAAAGAAATGACCAGACTGGCAGTCTCTGATCTTATTGCCAACAGCCACCTTGACGAGCACAACGCCATCTGGACAGGCGCGATCCACACCAATACGGGTAATATCCACATCCATATCGCCATCGCGGAAATTGAAAAGACCAAATCCCCACGTGACGTGCTGCCTGAAAAGGCCATCGACAAAATGAAATCCCGCGTGGCCAATGTGCTTATGGGGGATGAAAAAATCATCCGGCTCTCGGAGTATCTGCATAAGGAGCTGCCGCATGAGATCCGCACAGCCGCGCTGGAAGCCGGAAACGAGCTAACCGCCCTCGCCCGCCTACTCCCAGCAGATTGTGCATGGCAGTATAACCGTCCCAGCATGGCTCCATATCGGACAAAAATCAACCACTGCGTCGATACCATTATCCGCAGCAATCCTGAACTGACCGCGAAATACACCGACGCAATGGGTTTGTTGGAAGAATACCGGCAAGACATACAAGATGTTTATGGCGTCGGAAAACACGATCGCGCGCACGAGATGATGGACAACAAACTGGCAGACTTCTACGCCCGCGCCGGCAACGCTCTGCTTGCGGAAGCCAAAGAACTGAAACGCGATATGGCCCTTGAAGAAGGGCACAAAAACGGCCTGCCCGGCGGACCAGAAGGGGGAAAAAGGGAAACGGATGATTTACCGGCCTCAGCGCCGCCTCTTGTGGATGAGAATGTGGACTTTTTAGACCACGCCCGCCCCTCCCCGCCAGAGGGCAAAATCGGGCAGGCAGGCCAACCAGAAGGGGGAAAAAGAGAAATGTCGGATAATCCACCTTTACCGGATGAAATGGACATACCACCGGAATCTGATGGGACGCCAGACTTTGACTATGTTTCAAGACCACCGGAAAAGATTCCCGATGAGATCGACCTGCTCATAACCCGTGCCGAGCACGGAGACGCCCGCGCACAATACGATCTTGGCATGCGCACCCTGCGGGGCCGCGGCATTGAAAAAGATCCTGCGCTTGCTTTTCGGATTATCAAGGACTCTGCCGACCGGGGAAACCCGGCCGCGCAATACAAACTGGCTCAGATGTATCGGGACGGCATAGGCGTGCCGGCTGATGTCGCGGGCGCTTCCTGGACGGATAAAAACAGCTTCCACGCGGATGAATATTTTCACGAGGCGTTTCAGGGCTTTTTGGAAAAAGCAGAGGCCGGGAACGCCTATGCAAACTATCGTGTGGCCACAATGTACGAAAAAGGCGATGGCGTTCCGCAGGATGCCCAGAAAGCCCAAAACTACCTGCGTGAAGCGGCATACCTTGGTCACACGCAATCCATGTACCTGCTCGGCAAACAGCTTATTACCTCATCCATCAAAGACTATGCAGAAGGTATCCGTTATTTGGAATCAGCGGCGGATAAAGGGCACGTTAAAGCCGCTATTACGCTTGGCCAGTCTTATCTGCCCGCCGGTGACGATGCGACCGCTTTTGCATATATGCAGCTTGCCGCCGGGCTTGGCGATCGCCAGGCAGCGTATATGCTCGGGAAAATGTACCGCGATGGCATCGGCACACCGGCCGACGCGAAAAAGGCGGCAGATTACCTCAAACAGGGTGCCAACATCTTTTGGACGGACGAATACAAGTCCGCACGGGCATACCTGTATGGATCAAAAGAGGTCGAACAGGATTTTGCCACTGCTCTCGATCTGCTCAAAGAAGAGGCAGCGAAAGGCAACGCGTTTGCCATGTGCGATGTCGGCCGAATTTATGAGCGGGGCCTCGGTATCGATCCTGATCCGGAAATGGCCACCCGGTATTACTCCGAGGGCCTTGCTGCTCTGCTGGCGGTCGAGGAGATCGGACATGACGCCTACATACAGTATCGCATCGGTAAAATGTACCGTTTCGGGCAGGGCACAGAACCAAACGACGTGATTGCCGCCGAATTGTTTGAAAAATCAGCCGACCAGGGCAACCCGTTTGCACAGTACTCTCTGGGCGGGATGTACTACCGTGGACAGGGTGTGGAGCAGGATTTTGTCAAGGCTTTTGAGCTTTACTGTGCCTCGGCTAAAAAAGACAATTCGTTCGCCGCATATGAACTCGGTAAAATGTATCATGACGGGATTGGAACGGCTCCGGACGCTGCCGAAAGTGAGCGCTGCTTCGAGCAGGCATTCGCCGGGTTTGTTGCCATTGAGAAAGCCAACCCGGACGATAAGATCCAATACCGGCTCGGGAAAATGCTGGAGACCGGCACCGGCACACCAAAGGACCTCGATGCTGCCGTCCAGTATTACGAAAAATCCGCGAAACTCAAAAATCCAAACGCGCAGTATGCACTTGCGCGGATCTATCTGACCAGCCAAGACGCTGTGAAGATAAAACAGGCGATTATGTGGCTGAAAAAATCCGCTGTCCAGCAAAACCCGTATGCAAGATATACCCTTGGCAAGCTGCTGGCGGACGGCAAGGTCATAAAGCAAAACCATAAGGCCGCGCTGATCTGCTTTGAGTCAATTGCCGACAGCAACCCCTACGCCGCTTATACCGTAGCAAAGATGTACCGGGACGGCATCGGCACCGAAAAAAGCACGGAGCAGGCGGACAAATACTTCACCATGGCGTTTCAGAGCTTCACCGCGGCGGAAAATGAAACGCCAGATGCCAACCTGGAATACCGTTTGGCCACCATGCTCTTGACTGGTGAAGGCTGCGAAAGAAATCCCGAACAGGCAGTTGCCTATCTGAAAGCCGCCTGTGACAAAGAGCATCCATCCGCGCAGTACATGCTTGGGAAAATGTATCTGAATGGCGATGTCGTTGCAAAGGATGAAAAACAGGCGTTTAGGCTCATCAAAGCCGCCGCCGACAACGATCATCCCCACGCAGCCTACACCACAGGGCAACTGTACCGGGACGGCATTGGCACCCAAAAAGATGAGCAGGCCGCCCAGAGGTACTTCCAGAAGGCATTTGAGGCATACCAGAAGGGGGAAAAAGAACAACCTGACGAAAATCTGGAATATCGGCTCGGTATGATGCTGCTTGCCGGTGAGGGGTGCCCAAAAGATGTAAAAGCCTCGGTTGTCTATTTGGATACGGCTGCCGGCAAGGGGCACGAATACGCCCAATACGCGCTGGGCCGCCTGTACCTCACCGGCGAAGATCTTCCGAAAGACGTCGATAAGGCCGTGGGTTATCTGGATGCCTCCGCCGCAAAGGGGAACCAGTATGCACAATACGCCCTCGGCCGCCTGTATCTCACCGGCGAAGATCTTCCGAAAGACGTCGACAAGGCTGCCGACTACCTGGATGCCTCCGCCGCACAAGGGAACCAGTTCGCGCAATACGCCCTCGGCCGCCTGTATCTCGATGGAAAGGAGGTGCCAAAGGACGTGCAGAAGGGACTTGGGTTTCTTGAGGCTTCCGCCGGGCAGAACAACCCATTCGCACAGTACGCTTTGGGCAGGCACGATCTGTCGGAAGGAAAACGAGGGCGGGCGCTTGAGTGGTTCCGAAAGTCTGCCGCCCAGGGTAATGAGTACGCAAAGAAAGCAATTGATTACATCAATCGACCGAAAAGCCGCCCCCATCCCCAATGGCAAGCCAGCATCATACCGGTGAAAGCCCTGTCTGCGGTGCGAAGGCTCACAAACGACTACAACCGTCGTGTCGCTCAGCTCAAGCGTGAATTTGACCGTGAAATGGAACTTGAAAGAGAACAGACACAATCTCTTGAACGGAGTCAGGAAAAAGGCAGGAGCCTGTAA